One Halioglobus japonicus DNA segment encodes these proteins:
- the pglZ gene encoding BREX-1 system phosphatase PglZ type A: MTANNIESALSRLFAKHRIVFWYDSKQELRSEFEALDLADVEKLEIANNEFGIKQRILRESPKQQFLLYKEGRQPKPLENWLLDVELAFTTFRTDQVAIWLSELELPNEFAEVVENHSAFFEPGRAPAQTAKRKEALRKLLTTEDSLPLVRMKMLSVCAGATKKGEDRIDNVLELLLSELQKSTSPLYSIIESCSLDEFLWQQVGRHYGYHTESPSIKDFSIELFKSCYSMGLDTPVNNDPIKLNSNALVFFKRWKDSRTHETSFEALSEDCAEILNIEADLVHRELKELIELDYFELIDKRVIYELVTAVEQRTIPQGEIALWCRQRRQGHWYSKYQHLYSAVDVASQFLALLDAVQLSMANSTEAVQGYTSHWYKLDQLYRQYIYALKVSAQNTLLSSLTEQIENQYTNRYLLPLNNAWQQHVDAMPNWQVPDVTSQAQFYRKWVKPYQDKDKKIYVIISDAFRYEAGHEMVSRIRQEDRYQAKLEHALSSLPSYTQLGMASLLPQTSETPLQIAENKTGTVAMGAQSTQGREGRDKVLKRLLGERAGAVLAKDLLEQNITENRELLKGHDLLYIYHNRIDHTGDKMQSEGEAFEATEKTFDDLIKLIKKLANANANNILITADHGFIYQNKPLEESDFLPNDVKGEVLYNDRRFVLGKDLKSSDALKYFSADKLNLAGDVGAVIPKGIQRLRLSGSGSRFVHGGATLQETVIPVISINKKRQSDITAVEVDVLRGGTNVITSGQLSVTLYQTEAVTDKVQPRTLRVGLYTRDGKLISDSHKISLDLASENPREREMKLRFVLTQEADGANNQEVMLTLEEPIVGTNQHKDYKQLPYTIRRSFTSDFDF, translated from the coding sequence ATGACCGCGAATAATATTGAAAGCGCCCTAAGTCGATTGTTTGCCAAACATCGTATTGTCTTCTGGTATGACAGCAAACAAGAGCTACGCAGTGAGTTCGAAGCACTGGATCTGGCTGATGTTGAAAAATTGGAAATAGCCAATAATGAGTTTGGTATCAAACAGCGGATTTTAAGGGAGTCGCCTAAACAGCAGTTTCTGCTCTACAAGGAAGGCAGGCAACCCAAGCCTTTAGAGAACTGGCTGTTGGATGTCGAGCTGGCATTTACGACCTTCCGTACCGACCAGGTGGCTATATGGTTAAGCGAGCTGGAGCTGCCCAATGAATTTGCTGAGGTTGTCGAAAACCACAGTGCGTTCTTTGAACCTGGCAGAGCACCGGCTCAGACCGCGAAGCGCAAAGAGGCGCTAAGGAAGCTGCTTACAACTGAAGATTCTCTACCGCTGGTGCGGATGAAGATGTTATCTGTCTGTGCCGGGGCAACTAAGAAAGGCGAAGACAGAATAGACAATGTGCTGGAGCTACTATTAAGCGAACTTCAGAAATCGACATCACCTCTTTATAGCATTATTGAGAGCTGTAGCCTGGATGAGTTCTTATGGCAGCAAGTGGGCAGGCACTATGGCTACCATACCGAAAGCCCCAGTATTAAGGATTTTTCTATTGAGCTATTTAAATCCTGTTATTCAATGGGGCTGGATACGCCAGTTAATAATGATCCAATTAAGCTAAACAGCAATGCGCTGGTATTCTTTAAGCGCTGGAAAGACAGCCGTACCCATGAGACGAGCTTTGAGGCTTTATCTGAAGACTGTGCCGAGATTTTAAATATCGAAGCGGATCTGGTACATCGGGAATTGAAAGAGCTGATCGAGCTGGATTACTTTGAGCTGATTGATAAACGTGTGATTTATGAATTAGTGACGGCTGTGGAGCAGCGGACTATTCCGCAGGGTGAGATCGCCCTATGGTGTCGCCAGCGTAGGCAGGGCCACTGGTATAGCAAATATCAGCATCTTTATAGTGCGGTAGATGTAGCCAGTCAGTTCTTGGCATTACTGGATGCTGTGCAGCTTTCTATGGCTAATAGCACAGAGGCAGTGCAGGGCTATACCAGCCACTGGTATAAGCTTGATCAACTCTACCGCCAATATATTTATGCCTTGAAGGTTTCTGCCCAGAATACTTTGTTGAGTTCGCTGACCGAGCAGATCGAGAACCAATACACCAACCGCTACCTGTTGCCACTAAACAACGCCTGGCAGCAGCATGTGGATGCAATGCCAAATTGGCAGGTACCTGATGTTACTTCGCAGGCTCAATTTTATAGAAAGTGGGTGAAGCCCTATCAGGATAAAGACAAAAAGATCTATGTGATTATTTCTGATGCCTTCCGCTATGAGGCGGGGCATGAAATGGTGAGCCGTATCCGCCAGGAAGACCGCTATCAGGCCAAGCTGGAACACGCCCTGTCATCACTACCTAGTTACACCCAGTTGGGTATGGCCTCGTTACTACCTCAAACTTCGGAAACCCCCTTGCAAATTGCAGAGAACAAGACCGGCACGGTCGCTATGGGAGCACAAAGTACCCAGGGCCGGGAAGGGCGGGATAAAGTACTAAAACGCTTGCTAGGTGAGCGGGCTGGCGCGGTATTAGCAAAAGACCTGCTAGAGCAGAATATCACTGAAAACCGTGAGCTGCTGAAAGGTCATGACCTGCTGTATATCTACCATAACCGCATAGATCATACCGGCGACAAAATGCAGTCAGAGGGTGAGGCTTTTGAAGCCACTGAGAAAACCTTTGATGACTTGATAAAGTTGATCAAAAAATTGGCTAATGCCAATGCCAACAATATCCTGATTACCGCCGATCACGGTTTTATCTACCAAAACAAACCCCTAGAAGAGAGTGACTTCCTGCCAAACGATGTTAAAGGCGAGGTGCTTTATAACGATAGGCGCTTTGTATTGGGTAAGGACTTAAAAAGTAGCGATGCTTTGAAATATTTCAGTGCTGATAAGCTGAATCTGGCTGGTGATGTCGGCGCTGTCATCCCCAAGGGTATTCAACGCTTGCGCTTGAGTGGTTCAGGCAGCCGTTTTGTCCATGGTGGCGCCACGCTCCAGGAAACTGTAATCCCAGTTATTAGTATAAACAAGAAGCGTCAGAGCGATATAACCGCAGTCGAAGTGGATGTTCTACGTGGGGGGACAAATGTAATCACTTCCGGGCAATTATCTGTCACGTTGTACCAGACCGAGGCCGTGACTGATAAAGTACAGCCTAGGACCCTACGTGTGGGCCTTTACACGCGGGACGGCAAGCTGATCTCAGATAGTCACAAAATATCGCTGGATCTAGCCTCAGAGAACCCACGAGAACGGGAAATGAAGCTACGATTCGTTTTAACCCAAGAAGCGGATGGAGCTAATAACCAGGAGGTGATGTTAACACTGGAAGAGCCAATAGTTGGAACTAACCAACATAAAGACTATAAGCAATTGCCATATACCATTCGTCGTTCCTTTACTAGCGACTTTGATTTTTGA